In one window of Saprospiraceae bacterium DNA:
- a CDS encoding response regulator, whose product MFDLNMSWHLPYLTSILSFTLASLHLSGQEVATFPKLYPSNISQFTQEDGMPITCAWNGINDRKGRLWINPCFGQAEHQTVNFYQFNCRRADEIHWTNQPMGATGQACLAGMQESGELYGFFRKSNHFFRFNPDSRKTHFFKLDREQAEIVFMGYTPKHGLIVLAGYANRQLIYQLKEDKLNLLLDYESSIDHDLEAEKDRFFPNFQLLAGDELWFCEARDLVFSGNLRERLKILRFNLQNQSLRPYTFDELFAGSLPPPLLFRYRVNLVEGPQGSILLADRDHVYQIDTLTGRALLRWVFPHRMDHISYIFNYQITRDLVGNLLFMFPDKRNNYIGVLMDTSSRLFDYSAVLEATVKASRFENILHYNVFSRDFRRNILAFQQGGIIAADLKYYGAITSVLKGSATRGIVEWKPGEYLVKPEDGDHFVFAGLQNFFSQIPEQSGNQSNRALLQPVAMSKLVAKGGYWWYSNGENLVRLDSNLKPHAFLVGSYFAKFTFLDSRTIALYTEKHGLCFLDLTTQKLSLWQGTKLPNLSPNDVNALYLARDSSLWIVTLNGLWQLELNTGTGRRYGYAQGFRDERAMCLHEDEAGRLWVGMYAGGLHIFDPQSGKIQVIDREGGLSNNTVVGILSDNQGVQWVATYNGLNLISTEGEVLAQLYEEDGLSTNEFNRFSFCKDSKGQLLFGSVKGVNIIQPEVLKKQLQLSDKLHIYLTGITRYDSHKGGDSTLHFGFDQMGVLFLPAARRYLNLSFSLSSHIRTEDHSFAYKIVKENDPDASEWIYIANKSQLDLPNLPSGRYQIRIRGYDHRGICTPEPLQIEVDIAEFFYNTWWFYVLCALPFLLGAYFWIRRLQLEREHLEVEVNARTEQIRHDKELIEQQAAKLKTLDEIKSRFFTNISHEFRTPLTVISGMATQIRQQPGQWLENGMELIQRNSQQLLSLINQILDLRKLESGALTINLIRSNIIPYLRYIAESFVQLAHHKGLRMHILAKDDTIDMDYDPEKMMHILSNLLSNAIKYTPPPGDIYLQIDLQHSETGREQLLVQVKDSGEGISTEALPHIFELFYQVEDLATQKPQGSGVGLALTKELVQLLNGRIEVSSKPGEGTTFSLTFPITREARIQEGHYIPSVEIVANSSVSPEIEIMPAADVTPSTSFGTRKIGYDKPSLLIVEDNADVRLYISSFLDPHYHLLLAKDGQEGIELAIEEVPDLIVSDVMMPVKDGFALCETLKNDERTSHIPIVLLTAKADFESRLSGLRRGADAYLSKPFEQEELLVRLEQLLALRAKLQARYRNPSFAESPADSEAVQAEDTFILKLRQLVLDHLAEEDYGIVHLCRAIALGRTQLHNKIKALTGQSTSEFIRTVRLNKARELLQTTDLNVSEVSYEVGISNPAYFSRIYSEEFGEAPRETRR is encoded by the coding sequence ATGTTTGATCTCAATATGTCCTGGCATTTACCCTATCTAACTTCCATTCTGTCATTCACCCTGGCATCTCTTCATCTGTCGGGGCAGGAAGTGGCCACTTTTCCCAAACTTTATCCTTCAAATATCAGCCAATTCACTCAGGAAGACGGTATGCCCATTACCTGTGCCTGGAATGGAATAAATGACCGGAAGGGTCGGTTATGGATCAACCCTTGTTTTGGACAAGCGGAACACCAAACCGTTAACTTTTATCAGTTTAACTGTCGCAGAGCTGACGAAATTCATTGGACCAACCAACCCATGGGCGCTACGGGACAGGCCTGTCTGGCAGGAATGCAGGAGTCCGGTGAGTTGTATGGATTTTTTCGAAAATCAAACCATTTTTTTCGTTTCAACCCCGACTCTCGCAAAACCCATTTTTTTAAGCTGGACCGCGAACAAGCGGAAATTGTTTTCATGGGCTATACCCCGAAGCACGGATTGATTGTATTGGCTGGTTATGCCAACCGCCAGCTTATTTACCAACTGAAAGAGGATAAACTGAATTTGCTTCTGGATTATGAATCCTCCATCGACCACGACCTGGAAGCGGAAAAAGACCGGTTTTTCCCCAATTTTCAACTGCTGGCTGGAGACGAACTGTGGTTCTGCGAAGCGCGGGACTTGGTCTTTAGTGGTAACCTGCGAGAGCGGTTGAAAATACTTCGATTCAATCTTCAGAACCAAAGTTTGCGCCCCTACACCTTTGACGAGCTGTTTGCCGGATCGCTTCCACCCCCTTTGCTATTCCGGTACCGGGTTAATTTGGTGGAAGGACCGCAGGGGAGTATTTTATTGGCTGACCGGGACCATGTATATCAAATTGACACCTTGACTGGAAGAGCATTGTTGCGTTGGGTTTTTCCTCATCGCATGGACCACATCAGCTACATTTTCAATTACCAAATTACAAGGGATTTGGTAGGCAATCTCCTGTTTATGTTCCCGGACAAGAGGAACAATTATATCGGTGTTCTGATGGATACCAGTAGTAGGTTATTCGATTATAGCGCGGTGCTGGAAGCGACTGTGAAAGCTTCCCGGTTTGAAAATATACTGCATTACAATGTGTTTAGCAGAGATTTCAGGCGAAACATTTTAGCGTTCCAACAAGGTGGTATAATTGCAGCCGATCTAAAGTACTACGGAGCCATCACCTCTGTGCTAAAGGGTTCTGCAACGCGGGGGATAGTTGAATGGAAACCAGGTGAATACTTAGTAAAACCGGAAGACGGCGACCACTTTGTTTTTGCTGGGCTGCAAAACTTTTTTAGCCAAATCCCTGAACAGTCGGGAAATCAGTCGAACAGGGCACTCCTGCAGCCCGTTGCCATGTCTAAGCTGGTGGCAAAAGGCGGCTATTGGTGGTACAGCAATGGTGAAAATCTGGTCCGGCTGGATTCTAATCTTAAACCGCATGCATTTCTGGTCGGTTCTTATTTTGCCAAATTCACCTTTCTCGATAGCCGGACTATTGCCCTTTATACGGAAAAACATGGCTTGTGTTTTCTTGACCTGACTACCCAAAAACTAAGTCTCTGGCAAGGAACCAAGCTGCCTAATCTTTCACCGAACGATGTCAACGCACTTTACCTGGCGCGCGATAGCAGCTTGTGGATCGTCACTTTGAACGGCCTTTGGCAACTAGAATTAAATACAGGAACCGGCCGGAGATACGGCTACGCTCAGGGCTTTCGCGATGAACGTGCCATGTGCCTGCACGAAGATGAAGCAGGTCGCTTATGGGTCGGCATGTATGCAGGTGGCCTTCATATTTTTGACCCCCAATCGGGCAAGATACAGGTGATAGACCGGGAGGGAGGCTTGTCGAACAATACGGTCGTTGGTATTCTTAGCGACAACCAAGGCGTTCAATGGGTCGCAACATACAACGGGCTCAATCTGATTTCCACCGAAGGCGAAGTTCTGGCTCAATTGTATGAAGAAGATGGCCTTTCGACTAATGAATTTAATCGCTTTTCCTTTTGCAAGGATTCTAAAGGCCAGCTGTTGTTTGGTTCGGTCAAAGGTGTCAATATCATTCAGCCGGAAGTACTCAAAAAACAGCTCCAACTTTCTGATAAACTGCACATTTACCTGACCGGCATCACGCGTTACGACTCCCACAAAGGGGGTGACAGTACCTTGCATTTCGGATTCGATCAAATGGGTGTCCTTTTTTTGCCGGCTGCACGCCGCTATTTGAACCTGAGTTTTTCATTGTCCAGCCACATTCGAACGGAGGATCATAGCTTTGCTTACAAGATCGTAAAAGAGAATGACCCTGACGCCTCGGAATGGATATACATCGCCAACAAATCCCAACTCGACCTTCCCAACCTCCCATCAGGGCGTTATCAGATCCGCATCCGGGGATACGATCATCGAGGTATTTGTACTCCGGAGCCGCTACAGATCGAAGTAGACATAGCCGAATTTTTCTATAATACATGGTGGTTCTATGTACTATGCGCTTTACCTTTTTTACTGGGCGCATATTTTTGGATTAGACGCTTGCAATTGGAACGTGAGCATTTGGAAGTTGAAGTGAATGCCCGTACTGAACAAATTCGTCACGACAAAGAACTGATTGAGCAACAAGCCGCCAAACTGAAGACACTCGACGAAATCAAATCCCGATTTTTTACCAATATCTCCCACGAATTCCGTACACCGTTAACGGTTATATCCGGCATGGCCACACAAATCAGGCAACAACCCGGGCAATGGTTGGAAAATGGCATGGAGCTGATCCAGCGCAACAGCCAACAATTGCTATCCCTAATTAATCAGATCCTCGACCTGCGTAAACTTGAATCCGGCGCGCTTACCATCAACCTGATTCGCAGTAACATAATTCCCTACCTCCGTTATATCGCCGAATCATTTGTCCAACTGGCTCACCACAAAGGTCTACGTATGCATATTCTTGCAAAAGATGACACGATTGACATGGATTATGATCCTGAGAAAATGATGCATATCCTTTCAAACCTATTGTCCAATGCCATCAAATACACACCTCCTCCGGGCGACATTTACCTGCAAATCGACCTACAACACAGCGAAACCGGCCGGGAACAGCTGCTCGTTCAGGTAAAAGACAGTGGCGAGGGGATATCCACAGAGGCTTTACCCCATATTTTCGAATTGTTTTATCAGGTGGAAGATTTGGCAACCCAAAAACCTCAAGGTTCTGGTGTAGGTCTTGCGCTGACCAAGGAACTGGTGCAACTCTTGAATGGCAGGATCGAGGTGTCCAGCAAGCCCGGAGAAGGAACCACTTTTTCATTGACTTTCCCGATAACCCGGGAAGCCAGAATACAGGAAGGGCACTATATTCCATCAGTAGAAATCGTTGCCAATTCAAGCGTTTCACCGGAAATTGAAATAATGCCGGCGGCGGATGTCACTCCATCTACTTCATTCGGTACACGAAAGATTGGCTATGATAAGCCATCTCTCCTCATCGTAGAAGACAATGCAGACGTCCGACTATATATCTCGAGCTTCCTGGATCCACACTACCATCTGCTGCTGGCTAAAGACGGCCAGGAAGGTATCGAATTGGCCATCGAGGAGGTGCCCGACCTGATTGTGAGCGACGTGATGATGCCGGTAAAAGACGGCTTCGCTCTGTGCGAAACCCTCAAGAACGACGAGCGCACCAGCCATATTCCCATCGTTTTGCTGACCGCAAAGGCCGATTTCGAGTCAAGGCTTAGCGGCCTGCGCCGGGGCGCCGATGCCTATTTGTCCAAGCCCTTTGAACAGGAGGAACTGCTGGTGCGCCTGGAACAATTGCTGGCGCTGCGCGCCAAATTACAGGCGCGTTACCGCAATCCTTCTTTTGCGGAATCACCCGCTGACTCCGAAGCTGTTCAGGCAGAGGATACTTTTATTCTTAAACTCCGTCAATTGGTACTGGATCATCTTGCAGAGGAGGACTACGGCATTGTCCACCTGTGCCGTGCCATAGCCCTGGGTCGGACGCAGTTGCACAACAAGATCAAAGCATTGACCGGCCAGTCTACCAGCGAATTCATACGCACGGTACGCCTGAATAAAGCCCGCGAGCTCCTGCAAACAACCGATCTGAACGTTTCGGAGGTCAGCTATGAAGTGGGTATTTCTAACCCGGCTTATTTCTCCCGGATATATAGTGAAGAGTTTGGGGAGGCGCCTCGGGAGACGCGGAGGTAA